The Glycine soja cultivar W05 chromosome 8, ASM419377v2, whole genome shotgun sequence genome has a window encoding:
- the LOC114424437 gene encoding UDP-glycosyltransferase 83A1-like — protein sequence MATPHFLLIPYPVLGHVNPLIQLSQILIKHGCNITFLNTEFSHKRLNNNTGAAGLDNLRRSGIKFVALPDGLGPEDDRSDQKKVVLSIKTNMPSMLPKLIQDVNASDVSNKITCIVATLSMTWALKVGHNLGIKGALLWPASATSLALCDFIPRLIHDGVIDSRGVPIRRQQIQFSSNMPLMDTQNFPWRGHDKLHFDHLVQEMQTMRLGEWWLCNTTYNLEPAIFSISARLLPIGPLMGSDSNKSSFWEEDTTCLEWLDQQLAQSVVYVSFGSMAVMDPNQFNELALGLDLLDKPFIWVVRPSNDSKVSINEYPHEFHGSRGKVVGWAPQKKILNHPALACFISHCGWNSTVEGVCGGIPFLCWPFAKDQLVNKSYVCDVWKIGLGLDKDENGIISKGEIRKKVDQLLLDEDIKERSLKMKELTMNNIGKFGQSSKNLEKFINWAK from the exons ATGGCCACCCCTCACTTTCTTCTTATACCATATCCAGTTCTAGGCCATGTGAATCCCCTTATCCAGTTGTCTCAGATTCTAATCAAACATGGTTGCAACATCACTTTTCTCAACACAGAGTTCAGCCACAAAAGGTTGAACAACAACACTGGTGCTGCTGGCCTTGACAACCTCAGGAGATCAGGGATAAAGTTCGTGGCACTCCCTGATGGCTTAGGCCCAGAAGATGATAGAAGTGACCAGAAGAAAGTTGTTCTCTCAATCAAAACCAACATGCCCTCTATGCTTCCCAAGCTCATACAAGATGTCAATGCTTCAGATGTTAGCAATAAGATCACTTGTATTGTTGCCACATTGAGCATGACTTGGGCCTTGAAAGTTGGCCACAATTTGGGAATCAAAGGGGCTCTTCTATGGCCAGCATCAGCAACTTCTTTGGCCTTGTGTGATTTCATCCCAAGGCTGATTCATGATGGGGTTATAGATTCACGTG GGGTCCCCATCAGAAGACAACAAATCCAATTCTCCTCAAATATGCCTTTGATGGACACACAGAACTTTCCATGGCGTGGACATGATAAGTTGCACTTTGACCATCTTGTGCAAGAGATGCAAACTATGAGGTTAGGAGAGTGGTGGCTTTGCAACACTACGTATAACCTTGAGCCAGCAATTTTTTCCATATCAGCGAGGCTCCTACCAATTGGTCCATTGATGGGGAGTGACAGCAACAAGAGTTCATTCTGGGAAGAAGACACAACTTGTTTGGAGTGGTTAGATCAGCAACTGGCTCAATCTGTTGTATATGTTTCCTTTGGAAGTATGGCAGTGATGGACCCCAACCAATTTAATGAATTAgctcttggacttgatcttctTGACAAGCCTTTTATTTGGGTTGTACGTCCAAGTAATGACAGCAAGGTAAGTATTAATGAATACCCACATGAATTCCATGGAAGTAGAGGCAAAGTTGTGGGTTGGGCACCACAAAAGAAGATATTGAACCATCCTGCATTGGCTTGCTTCATTAGTCACTGTGGTTGGAATTCTACTGTGGAAGGTGTGTGTGGTGGCATACCTTTCTTGTGCTGGCCATTTGCCAAGGATCAACTTGTTAACAAATCTTATGTTTGTGATGTGTGGAAGATTGGACTTGGATTAGATAAGGATGAAAATGGAATAATTTCTAAGGGAGAGATAAGGAAGAAGGTGGATCAACTACTTCTTGATGAAGACATAAAAGAAAGATCGTTGAAAATGAAGGAATTGACTATGAATAACATAGGCAAATTTGGTCAGTCTTCAAAAAATCTTGAAAAGTTTATCAACTGGgcaaagtaa
- the LOC114422842 gene encoding UDP-glycosyltransferase 83A1-like, translating into MGVPHFLLIPYPTLGHVNPLMQLSQVLARHGCKITFLNTEFNHKGANTAAGVGIDNAHIKFVTLPDGLVPEDDRSDHKKVIFSIKSHMPPMLPKLIQDIDALDANNNITCIVVTVNMGWALEVGHKLGIKGALLWPASATSLATCDCIPWLIHDGIIDSDGNPIKKQEIQLSTNLPMMDTENLPWCSLGKMLFHHIAQEMQTIKLGDWWLCNTTYDLESAAFSISRRFLPIGPLIASDSNKSSLWQGDTTFLDWLDQQPPQSVIYVAFGSLAVIDHNQLKELALGLNFLDKPFLWVVRPSNDNEANNACSDEFHGSKGRIVSWAPQKKILNHPAIACFISHCGWNSTIEGVCGGVPFLCWPLAKDQFVNKSYICDVWKVGLGLDKAENGLISKGEIRKKVEQLLGDEGIKARSLKLKELTLNNIVEGGHSSKNLKNFISWAE; encoded by the exons ATGGGCGTCCCTCACTTTCTTCTAATTCCATATCCAACACTAGGACATGTGAACCCCCTTATGCAGTTGTCTCAGGTTCTTGCCAGACATGGCTGCAAGATCACTTTTCTGAACACAGAATTCAACCACAAAGGAGCAAATACAGCAGCAGGTGTTGGGATAGACAACGCCCATATAAAGTTTGTGACACTCCCAGATGGTTTGGTCCCTGAAGATGACAGAAGTGACcacaaaaaagttattttctcaATCAAAAGCCACATGCCTCCTATGCTTCCCAAACTCATTCAAGATATCGATGCTTTGGATGCTAACAATAACATCACTTGCATTGTTGTCACAGTGAATATGGGTTGGGCCTTGGAAGTTGGCCACAAATTGGGAATTAAAGGAGCTCTTCTGTGGCCTGCATCTGCAACTTCGTTGGCCACGTGTGATTGTATCCCATGGTTGATTCATGATGGAATTATAGATTCAGATG GAAACCCCatcaaaaaacaagaaattcaACTCTCCACAAATCTGCCAATGATGGACACAGAAAACTTGCCATGGTGTAGCCTAGGTAAGATGCTCTTTCATCATATTGCACAAGAGATGCAAACTATTAAGTTAGGAGACTGGTGGCTTTGCAACACAACATATGATCTTGAGTCTGCCGCATTTTCCATATCACGACGGTTCCTACCAATTGGTCCATTGATTGCAAGTGACAGCAACAAAAGTTCACTCTGGCAAGGAGACACAACTTTCTTAGACTGGTTAGATCAGCAGCCACCTCAATCAGTTATATATGTTGCCTTTGGTAGTTTGGCAGTAATTGATCACAACCAACTTAAGGAATTAGCTCTAGGACTCAATTTCCTTGACAAGCCTTTTCTTTGGGTTGTACGGCCGAGTAATGATAATGAGGCAAACAATGCATGCTCTGATGAATTCCATGGAAGTAAAGGCAGAATTGTAAGTTGGGCACCACAGAAGAAGATATTGAACCACCCTGCCATAGCTTGTTTCATTAGTCACTGTGGTTGGAATTCTACCATAGAAGGTGTATGTGGTGGCGTACCTTTCTTGTGTTGGCCATTAGCCAAGGATCAGTTTGTTAACAAGTCATATATTTGTGATGTGTGGAAGGTTGGACTGGGATTAGACAAGGCTGAGAATGGATTAATATCAAAGGGAGAGATAAGGAAGAAGGTAGAGCAATTACTTGGCGATGAAGGCATAAAAGCAAGGTCGTTGAAACTGAAGGAATTGACCTTGAATAACATAGTAGAAGGTGGTCACTCTTCAAAGAATCTCAAAAACTTTATCAGCTGGGCAGAGTAA
- the LOC114423363 gene encoding uncharacterized protein LOC114423363: protein MVFPTCIDEILLKTWAVRFKFRSQLRQSSVLDVSEELHHIQSLIATLGLKEQSSKGKGIAVEPESSPPIFVPTSSDYDPGNSTCLTPTKRISCQQTSSDFDSDEHAQYQLSTNKHIKAE, encoded by the exons ATGGTATTTCCAACGTGTATTGATGAAATCCTGTTGAAAACTTGGGCTGTCAGATTTAAGTTTCGTTCACAATTACGCCAATCATCTGTGTTGGATGTGAGTGAAGAACTCCATCATATTCAATCATTGATAGCCACCCTTGGGTTGAAG GAACAATCAAGTAAGGGAAAAGGAATAGCTGTTGAGCCAGAAAGTTCACCACCAATTTTTGTTCCCACG TCTTCTGATTACGATCCTGGAAACTCTACCTGTTTAACTCCAACCAAAAGGATTAGTTGTCAGCAAACCAGTTCTGATTTCGATTCTGATGAGCATGCACAGTATCAGTTATCAACTAACAAACATATCAAGGCTGAGTAA